A genomic region of Kribbella sp. NBC_00382 contains the following coding sequences:
- a CDS encoding MazG family protein encodes MTGSIKVVLTSPRVAPGLLTRAGWQVFTDASAIGASAGPSRPDVQALIGSGLVVQHILGDVADQWTWLVGAASAGARVAWLVGEDGEPGLLRLIADTLSRDERPSYEVEIVHGSYDVPGARLIDLVRVMDRLRTNCPWDQEQTHESLARYLLEETYETLEAIDSGDYIHLREELGDLLLQVAFHARIAEEVAEEDDGFSIDDVAGTLVEKLIRRHPHVFADVTATDSAAVEANWETIKAAEKQRTSVLEGIPLALPALALADKVLGRAAKVLPDQLPPAAATDENARIGDALLELVREARALGVDPEQALRTATHRIADQVRTAEAR; translated from the coding sequence TTGACGGGTTCGATCAAGGTCGTCCTGACCAGTCCACGGGTCGCGCCCGGGTTGCTGACCCGGGCCGGCTGGCAGGTCTTCACCGACGCTTCCGCGATCGGCGCCTCGGCCGGGCCCTCACGGCCTGACGTCCAGGCGCTGATCGGGTCCGGCCTGGTCGTCCAGCACATTCTCGGTGACGTAGCCGACCAGTGGACCTGGCTTGTTGGCGCCGCCTCGGCGGGTGCCCGCGTAGCCTGGCTGGTCGGCGAAGACGGCGAGCCCGGACTGCTGCGGCTGATCGCCGACACGTTGAGCCGCGATGAGCGCCCTTCGTACGAGGTCGAGATCGTCCACGGCTCGTACGACGTACCAGGCGCCCGCCTGATCGACCTCGTCCGCGTGATGGACCGCCTCCGCACCAACTGCCCCTGGGACCAGGAACAGACCCACGAGTCGCTGGCGCGCTACCTCCTCGAGGAAACCTACGAAACCCTCGAAGCCATCGACTCCGGCGACTACATCCACCTCCGCGAAGAACTAGGCGACCTCCTGCTCCAGGTAGCCTTCCACGCCCGAATCGCCGAAGAGGTAGCCGAAGAAGACGACGGCTTCTCCATCGACGACGTAGCCGGCACCCTCGTCGAAAAACTCATCCGCCGCCACCCCCACGTCTTCGCCGACGTCACCGCCACCGACTCCGCCGCAGTCGAGGCCAACTGGGAAACCATCAAAGCAGCCGAAAAACAACGAACCTCAGTCCTAGAAGGCATCCCCCTAGCCCTCCCGGCTTTGGCGCTAGCCGACAAGGTCCTGGGCCGAGCCGCCAAGGTCCTGCCCGATCAACTGCCGCCCGCGGCAGCAACAGACGAGAACGCTCGGATCGGCGACGCACTTCTGGAACTGGTCCGAGAGGCCCGCGCCCTAGGCGTAGACCCCGAACAAGCCCTCCGCACCGCCACCCACCGCATCGCCGACCAAGTACGAACCGCCGAAGCCCGCTAA
- the mfd gene encoding transcription-repair coupling factor, whose amino-acid sequence MKLAGLVDTLITDPVVAEAVRDAKNDGITTLDLSAPGPIRPVLMAALAAAQGADRPVLAVTATFREAEELTEALQCLVEPGTVAYYPAWETLPHERLSPRSDTVGRRLAVLRRLAHPDPSDETTGPIKILVAPVRSVLQPQVAGLADLRPVQLHVGDSVELEDVVERLSAAAYNRVDLVERRGEFAVRGGIIDVFPPTEEHPLRVDFFGDDVEEIRYFAVADQRSLEIAQHGLWAPPCRELLLTDEVRSRAAVLAKEHPELSELFEKLAEGHAVEGMESLAPVLVDDMELLVDLMPAGTHVVVSDPERVRARAHDLVATSQEFLEASWAAAAGGGDAPIDLGAAAYMSLADVRSHALAKGLAWWSMSPFAAAPTDAPAELRDSMGERVSIDIDADAGAVRSRIVAAHEVDPYRGETAAAVEDVRGWLRDGWRVVCVTEGHGPAQRLAEVFSEAELPARTVDSIDGIPPTGVVQISQGALDRGFIAEGIKFAVLTENDLAGQRSAAERRSQQRMPSRRKKTVDPLELAPGDYVVHEQHGVGRYAEMLQRTVGTGAQKATREYIVIEFAPSKRGQPGDRLYVPTDQLDQVTRYVGGEQPTLDKMGGGDWAKRKGRARKAVRQIAGELIKLYAARQATKGHAFAKDTPWQRELEDAFPFVETPDQLATIDDVKHDMERVTPMDRIVCGDVGYGKTEIAVRAAFKAVQDGKQVAVLVPTTLLVQQHYATFSERYAAFPVNVAPLSRFQTEKESKGTLDGLADGSVDVVIGTHRLLGGEVAFKDLGLVVVDEEQRFGVEHKEQLKQLRTAVDVLTMSATPIPRTLEMSITGIREMSTIATPPEERHPVLTFVGAYEEGQVTAAIRRELLREGQVFFVHNRVNTIEKAAARIRQLVPEARVTVAHGQMPEHQLEQVIQGFWEKESDVIVCTTIVESGIDISNANTLIVERSDLLGLSQLHQLRGRVGRGRERAYAYFFFPPEKPLTETAHDRLATIAQHADLGAGMQVAMKDLEIRGAGNLLGGEQSGHIADVGFDLYVRLVGEAVAEYRGDTQADEPEVKIELPIDAHLPHDYVPSQRLRLEMYQRLAAVRDEDGIAELVEELHDRYGDIPQPVLNLIEVAKFRNHARRAGLHDVTLQGNLIRFGPVELPDSKVLRLNRLYPKSLVKPQLRTILVPRPATRPVAGQPLRDQELLQWCARLIDDVIAEPVGAAV is encoded by the coding sequence GTGAAACTGGCCGGTCTGGTCGACACCCTGATCACCGATCCGGTGGTGGCCGAGGCCGTTCGTGACGCCAAGAACGACGGCATCACGACGCTCGACCTGAGCGCTCCCGGGCCGATCCGCCCGGTGCTGATGGCTGCCCTCGCGGCCGCCCAAGGAGCGGATCGTCCGGTCCTGGCCGTCACCGCCACCTTCCGCGAAGCCGAGGAGCTCACCGAGGCGCTGCAATGCCTGGTCGAGCCCGGTACCGTCGCCTACTACCCCGCCTGGGAGACGCTCCCGCACGAGCGCCTGTCGCCCCGCTCCGACACGGTCGGCCGCCGCCTCGCCGTACTCCGCAGGCTCGCGCACCCCGACCCGTCGGACGAGACCACTGGCCCGATCAAGATCCTCGTCGCGCCCGTACGGTCCGTACTGCAGCCCCAGGTCGCCGGACTCGCCGATCTCCGCCCGGTCCAGCTGCACGTCGGCGACTCCGTCGAGCTCGAGGACGTCGTCGAGCGCCTTTCCGCGGCGGCGTACAACCGGGTCGACCTGGTCGAGCGCCGGGGCGAATTTGCCGTCCGTGGCGGCATCATCGACGTCTTCCCGCCGACCGAGGAGCACCCGCTCCGGGTCGACTTCTTCGGCGATGACGTCGAGGAGATCCGGTACTTCGCAGTCGCCGACCAGCGATCCCTGGAGATCGCCCAGCACGGCCTGTGGGCCCCGCCCTGCCGTGAACTGTTGCTGACGGACGAGGTGCGCTCGCGGGCCGCAGTACTGGCCAAGGAGCACCCGGAGCTGTCCGAGCTGTTCGAGAAGCTCGCCGAAGGCCATGCGGTCGAAGGGATGGAGTCGCTCGCGCCCGTCCTCGTCGACGACATGGAGCTGCTCGTCGACCTGATGCCGGCCGGCACTCACGTCGTCGTCAGCGACCCCGAGCGGGTCCGGGCGCGGGCGCACGACCTGGTTGCGACCAGTCAGGAGTTCCTGGAGGCATCCTGGGCCGCGGCCGCCGGTGGTGGCGACGCTCCGATCGACCTTGGCGCAGCGGCGTACATGTCGCTGGCCGATGTCCGGTCGCATGCGCTCGCCAAGGGCCTTGCCTGGTGGAGCATGTCACCGTTCGCGGCGGCTCCGACGGACGCGCCTGCCGAGCTGCGCGACTCGATGGGCGAGCGGGTCTCGATCGACATTGATGCGGACGCCGGCGCGGTCCGCAGCCGGATCGTCGCGGCACATGAGGTCGACCCGTACCGTGGCGAAACCGCTGCTGCCGTTGAGGATGTGCGCGGCTGGCTGCGCGACGGCTGGCGCGTCGTCTGCGTCACCGAAGGTCATGGTCCGGCCCAGCGGCTGGCCGAAGTTTTCTCCGAGGCCGAGCTGCCCGCGCGGACCGTCGACAGCATCGACGGCATCCCGCCGACCGGCGTCGTGCAGATTTCGCAGGGCGCCCTCGATCGCGGGTTCATTGCCGAGGGCATCAAGTTCGCGGTGCTCACCGAGAACGACCTCGCCGGCCAGCGATCGGCGGCCGAACGGCGTTCCCAGCAACGGATGCCGAGCCGCCGCAAGAAGACGGTCGACCCGCTCGAGCTCGCGCCGGGCGACTACGTAGTCCACGAACAGCACGGCGTCGGCCGGTACGCCGAAATGCTCCAGCGCACCGTTGGTACCGGGGCACAGAAGGCCACCCGCGAGTACATCGTCATCGAGTTCGCGCCGAGCAAGCGCGGTCAACCCGGCGACCGGCTGTACGTGCCGACCGACCAGCTCGACCAGGTCACCCGGTACGTCGGTGGCGAGCAGCCCACGCTCGACAAGATGGGCGGCGGCGACTGGGCCAAGCGCAAGGGCCGTGCGCGCAAGGCGGTCCGCCAGATCGCCGGCGAGCTGATCAAGCTGTACGCCGCGCGCCAGGCGACCAAGGGGCACGCGTTCGCCAAGGACACTCCCTGGCAGCGTGAGCTGGAGGACGCGTTCCCGTTCGTCGAGACGCCCGACCAGCTGGCCACCATCGACGACGTCAAGCACGACATGGAACGCGTCACGCCGATGGACCGGATCGTCTGCGGCGATGTCGGGTACGGCAAGACGGAGATCGCCGTACGGGCTGCTTTCAAGGCGGTACAGGACGGTAAGCAGGTCGCAGTACTGGTTCCGACCACGCTGCTCGTTCAGCAGCACTACGCGACCTTCTCGGAGCGGTACGCCGCGTTCCCGGTGAATGTCGCGCCGTTGTCGCGGTTCCAGACCGAGAAGGAGTCCAAGGGGACTCTCGATGGGCTGGCCGACGGTTCGGTCGACGTGGTGATCGGTACGCACCGGCTGCTCGGTGGTGAGGTCGCGTTCAAGGATCTCGGGCTGGTCGTGGTCGACGAGGAGCAGCGCTTCGGTGTCGAGCACAAGGAGCAGCTCAAGCAGTTGCGGACCGCTGTCGACGTACTGACGATGTCGGCGACGCCGATCCCGCGCACGCTGGAGATGTCGATCACGGGCATCCGGGAGATGTCCACGATCGCCACCCCGCCGGAGGAACGGCACCCGGTACTGACCTTCGTCGGCGCGTACGAAGAGGGCCAGGTGACCGCCGCGATCCGGCGCGAGCTGCTTCGCGAGGGCCAGGTCTTCTTCGTCCACAACCGGGTCAACACGATCGAGAAGGCGGCCGCGCGGATCCGCCAGCTCGTGCCCGAGGCGCGCGTCACGGTCGCGCACGGCCAGATGCCCGAGCACCAGCTCGAGCAGGTCATCCAGGGGTTCTGGGAGAAGGAGTCCGACGTCATCGTCTGTACGACGATCGTCGAGTCGGGCATCGACATCTCCAACGCGAACACGCTGATCGTCGAGCGCTCCGACCTGCTCGGGCTCTCGCAGCTGCACCAGCTGCGCGGCCGGGTCGGGCGTGGACGCGAGCGGGCGTACGCGTACTTCTTCTTCCCGCCGGAGAAGCCGCTCACCGAGACGGCGCACGACCGGCTGGCCACGATCGCGCAGCACGCCGACCTCGGCGCCGGTATGCAGGTCGCGATGAAGGACCTCGAGATCCGCGGCGCCGGCAACCTGCTCGGTGGCGAGCAGTCCGGGCACATCGCGGATGTCGGGTTCGACCTGTACGTCCGATTGGTGGGCGAGGCGGTCGCGGAGTACCGGGGTGACACCCAGGCCGACGAGCCCGAGGTCAAGATCGAGCTGCCGATCGACGCTCACCTGCCACACGATTACGTGCCTTCGCAGCGGTTGCGGCTGGAGATGTACCAGCGGCTGGCCGCAGTACGGGACGAGGACGGCATCGCGGAGCTGGTCGAGGAACTGCACGACCGGTACGGCGACATCCCGCAGCCGGTGCTGAACCTGATCGAGGTGGCGAAGTTCCGCAACCACGCCCGCCGGGCGGGGCTGCACGACGTCACCCTGCAGGGCAATCTGATCAGGTTCGGGCCGGTCGAGCTGCCCGATTCGAAGGTGCTCCGGCTGAACAGGCTGTACCCGAAGAGTCTGGTCAAGCCGCAACTGCGTACGATCCTGGTGCCGAGACCTGCCACCCGGCCGGTCGCCGGTCAGCCGCTTCGCGACCAGGAGCTGCTGCAATGGTGCGCGAGACTGATCGACGACGTGATCGCCGAGCCGGTCGGCGCAGCGGTCTGA